The following proteins are encoded in a genomic region of Mycobacterium sp. 155:
- the eccB gene encoding type VII secretion protein EccB, producing MAGFRLTTKIQVSGWRFLLRRVEHAIVRRDTRMFDDPLQFYSRAVSTGVVIAVMVCLGAVALAYFKPLGKRGSDTLVVDRTTNQLYVMLPGSDLLRPVYNLTSARLALGHGDAPAMVKSEELDRMPKGQPIGIPGAPYATPTGTPASTWSLCDTVTKPERAAPELETSILIRSLVTDMSVGPLGPSQGMLVSFKGDNWLVNEIGRHAIDLADRAVTSAVGIPVTAKATPISEGLFNALPNMGPWQLPQIIAAGAPNTVGLPDNLVIGSVFQTATESGKQHYVVLPDGVARVNDTTAAALRASNSYGLITPPTVESSMVVKIPEQVYVSPLPAEPMTILLRQDDPVLCWAWQREPGDQSAKTTMIAGRHLPVSSSVRDTGVKQIEGDATVYIDGGQFVRLQSPDPKVGEGLFYIDPQGVRYGVANADAAKNLGLGAPVNAPWPVVSLLVEGPVLSKDAALLEHDTLPSDPKPRKVKDKTGS from the coding sequence ATGGCAGGGTTTCGACTCACCACAAAGATCCAGGTCAGCGGCTGGCGGTTCCTGCTGCGCCGGGTCGAGCATGCGATCGTGCGCCGCGATACCCGGATGTTCGACGATCCGCTGCAGTTCTACAGCCGCGCGGTGTCCACCGGCGTCGTCATCGCAGTCATGGTCTGCCTCGGCGCAGTGGCGCTGGCCTACTTCAAGCCGCTCGGCAAGCGGGGGAGTGACACCCTGGTGGTGGACCGCACCACCAACCAGCTCTATGTGATGCTGCCCGGCTCCGATCTGCTGCGGCCCGTGTACAACCTGACCTCGGCGAGGTTGGCGCTGGGGCATGGCGACGCGCCCGCGATGGTCAAATCCGAGGAACTGGATCGTATGCCGAAGGGTCAGCCGATCGGCATCCCGGGCGCACCGTACGCCACCCCTACCGGTACACCGGCTTCCACCTGGTCGCTGTGCGACACCGTGACCAAGCCGGAAAGAGCTGCGCCAGAGCTGGAAACGTCCATCCTCATCCGGTCGCTGGTCACCGACATGTCGGTCGGGCCGCTCGGTCCGAGTCAGGGCATGCTGGTGTCGTTCAAGGGTGATAACTGGTTGGTCAACGAGATCGGCAGGCACGCCATCGATCTGGCCGACCGTGCCGTGACCTCAGCCGTCGGGATTCCGGTCACTGCCAAGGCCACGCCGATCTCGGAAGGACTGTTCAATGCGCTGCCCAACATGGGGCCGTGGCAGTTGCCGCAGATCATAGCCGCGGGCGCGCCGAATACCGTTGGGCTGCCGGACAATCTGGTCATCGGCTCGGTGTTTCAGACCGCCACGGAGTCTGGCAAACAGCATTATGTCGTGCTGCCGGACGGGGTCGCGCGTGTCAACGACACCACGGCAGCGGCCTTGCGTGCGAGCAACTCCTACGGCCTGATCACCCCGCCCACCGTCGAGTCCAGCATGGTCGTGAAAATCCCTGAGCAGGTGTATGTTTCGCCGTTGCCCGCCGAACCGATGACTATTCTCCTGCGCCAGGACGACCCGGTGCTGTGCTGGGCCTGGCAGCGCGAACCGGGTGATCAGTCCGCCAAGACCACGATGATCGCCGGGCGGCATCTACCCGTCTCGTCGTCTGTGAGGGATACCGGCGTCAAACAGATCGAAGGCGACGCCACGGTGTACATCGACGGCGGGCAGTTCGTCCGCCTGCAGTCCCCCGATCCGAAAGTCGGAGAGGGCCTTTTCTACATCGATCCCCAGGGTGTGCGGTACGGGGTGGCCAACGCCGATGCCGCGAAAAATCTCGGTTTGGGAGCGCCGGTCAACGCCCCCTGGCCCGTGGTGAGCCTCCTCGTGGAGGGGCCGGTGCTGTCGAAGGACGCGGCGCTGTTGGAGCACGACACCCTGCCGTCGGATCCCAAACCGCGCAAGGTGAAGGACAAGACAGGCTCATGA
- the eccA gene encoding type VII secretion AAA-ATPase EccA: MADHLAGMFGSAVGMLASSPARALELFTEITNYEESACDAWVGRIRCGDTDRVTLFRAWYSRSNFGQLAGAAEVSMNSLGARIPIGGGFSKDISYPVNSPLAITMGFAVQEAAEGNYADAMEVMEAAPAGGAEYLVAWVKAVIYAAAQRWTDVIDEVRGASAWQDKFLTAAAGVAHGVAAANLGLFTEADRRLTEANDTPAGQACAPAIAWYLAMARRNEGNEESARVLLEWLQANFPEPKVTAALRDPTYRLTTTTAEAISSRKDPWDPNSVVADTSGREKLLAEAQAELDRQIGLSRVKEQIEAYRAATQMARIRAARGMKVAQTSKHMIFAGPPGTGKTTIARVVANSLAGLGVIAEPKLIETSRKDFVAEYEGQSAVKTAKTVDRALGGVLFIDEAYTLVQERDGRADPFGTEALDTLLARMENDRDRLVVIIAGYSNDIDRLLEANDGLRSRFATRIEFDSYAPEDIVEIAKVIAKSNDSQLDDTAAKRVYEAAALLSQRRLNGKPALDIAGNGRYARQLVEAGEQNRDMRLARTLDFDSLGVEQLSEINGEDMASAISSVHSRLNIDE, translated from the coding sequence ATGGCTGACCATCTCGCAGGCATGTTCGGCAGTGCGGTGGGGATGCTGGCCAGTTCTCCGGCCCGTGCCCTCGAGCTGTTCACCGAGATCACCAACTATGAGGAATCGGCGTGTGACGCCTGGGTCGGTCGGATTCGCTGTGGCGACACCGACCGGGTGACGTTGTTCCGGGCCTGGTACTCCCGGTCGAACTTCGGCCAGCTCGCCGGTGCCGCCGAAGTCTCGATGAACAGCCTGGGTGCGCGGATCCCGATCGGAGGCGGGTTCAGCAAGGACATCAGCTACCCGGTCAACTCGCCGTTGGCGATCACGATGGGCTTCGCCGTGCAGGAGGCGGCCGAGGGCAACTACGCCGATGCGATGGAGGTCATGGAAGCGGCGCCCGCTGGAGGCGCGGAGTACCTCGTGGCGTGGGTCAAGGCGGTCATTTACGCCGCTGCGCAGCGCTGGACGGACGTCATCGACGAGGTGCGCGGTGCCAGCGCATGGCAGGACAAGTTCCTCACCGCGGCGGCGGGTGTTGCGCACGGTGTCGCGGCGGCCAACCTCGGCTTGTTCACCGAGGCCGACCGCAGGCTCACCGAGGCCAACGACACTCCGGCCGGCCAGGCGTGCGCGCCTGCCATCGCCTGGTATCTGGCGATGGCGCGACGCAACGAAGGCAACGAGGAATCGGCCCGGGTTCTGTTGGAATGGCTGCAAGCCAACTTTCCGGAGCCGAAAGTAACTGCTGCCCTTAGGGATCCAACCTACCGGCTGACGACCACGACGGCCGAGGCGATCTCCTCGCGCAAGGATCCGTGGGATCCGAACAGCGTTGTGGCCGATACCTCCGGCCGGGAGAAGCTGCTTGCCGAGGCGCAGGCAGAACTCGACCGTCAGATCGGTCTGAGCCGGGTCAAGGAACAGATCGAGGCCTACCGGGCCGCGACGCAGATGGCCAGGATCCGTGCCGCGCGGGGTATGAAGGTCGCCCAGACGTCCAAGCACATGATCTTCGCCGGGCCTCCGGGTACCGGTAAGACGACCATCGCGCGCGTGGTGGCCAACAGCCTGGCCGGGCTCGGGGTGATCGCCGAGCCGAAACTGATCGAGACGTCACGTAAGGATTTCGTCGCCGAGTATGAGGGGCAATCGGCGGTCAAGACGGCCAAGACCGTCGACCGGGCACTCGGCGGTGTGCTGTTCATCGACGAGGCCTACACGCTGGTGCAGGAGCGCGACGGGCGGGCCGATCCGTTCGGCACTGAGGCGCTGGACACGCTGCTGGCCCGGATGGAGAACGACCGGGACCGGCTCGTGGTCATCATCGCCGGCTACAGCAACGACATCGACCGGCTCCTGGAGGCCAACGACGGTCTGCGATCGCGCTTCGCCACTCGTATCGAATTCGACTCCTACGCTCCTGAGGACATCGTCGAGATCGCGAAAGTCATTGCCAAATCCAATGATTCACAGCTTGACGATACCGCTGCCAAGCGGGTGTACGAGGCGGCCGCGTTGTTGAGCCAGCGCAGGCTCAACGGAAAGCCGGCCTTGGACATCGCGGGCAACGGGCGCTACGCGCGGCAGCTGGTCGAGGCCGGCGAGCAGAACCGGGACATGCGGCTGGCCCGCACCTTGGACTTCGACAGCCTGGGCGTTGAGCAGCTCAGCGAGATCAACGGCGAAGACATGGCATCGGCGATCTCATCTGTGCACAGTCGGCTGAACATCGACGAATAG
- a CDS encoding YbaB/EbfC family nucleoid-associated protein has protein sequence MGESPPYDRDYEYDDHDEDDGQDILSALDSAYPEQPDDESDPDVPIFSVTNPPGTVTVTAYMDGRVQQIDLSPRAVDMTESDLVDEILVIADLATQDARAAQYSFMLEGMREQGHDDFATRDFLTRDLNLPTPEQSDAARAEIFATRYGGENG, from the coding sequence GTGGGTGAGTCTCCGCCATACGACCGGGACTACGAATACGACGATCACGATGAGGACGACGGTCAGGACATCCTTTCGGCGCTCGATTCCGCATACCCGGAGCAACCCGACGACGAGTCGGACCCTGATGTGCCGATCTTCAGCGTCACCAACCCGCCGGGAACCGTGACGGTCACCGCGTACATGGACGGCCGCGTGCAGCAGATCGACCTGTCGCCCAGGGCCGTCGACATGACCGAATCCGATCTCGTCGACGAAATTCTCGTGATCGCTGACCTGGCTACGCAGGACGCACGCGCGGCCCAGTACTCGTTCATGCTCGAAGGAATGCGTGAACAGGGGCATGACGATTTCGCGACGCGTGACTTCCTGACCCGTGATCTGAACCTGCCGACGCCCGAACAGTCCGATGCGGCTCGGGCCGAGATCTTCGCAACCCGCTACGGAGGAGAAAATGGCTGA
- a CDS encoding ESX secretion-associated protein EspG, translating to MTSVHGADRGAPHYDDVVGIEVTIDGMLVIADKLGLADFPPSLGIRLNIPQVDLRQIVWEQVERDLTAQGVLDVFGNPHPEVAAMLDTLSRADRALEGRWWRRNLGGKMIRFVVCRKGTRHVVCARDNEMLVLQRVAPQVGMAGMVMTVLGTGNPANVEPLTGVADQLAKCRTADDLIGYGIPPTSARAYAGIISEPESWVEIVASERLPGGTTAQSDVAAGVLDSAPGRIVSIPRKVNGELYGSFLSGTQDNLQRALDGLLEFLPSGGWFDKTDSDSSYLH from the coding sequence ATGACGTCGGTGCACGGGGCTGATCGCGGCGCACCGCATTACGACGACGTCGTCGGGATCGAGGTGACCATCGACGGCATGCTGGTGATCGCCGACAAATTGGGACTGGCAGATTTCCCGCCGTCACTCGGTATCCGGCTGAATATCCCGCAGGTGGATCTGCGCCAGATCGTCTGGGAGCAGGTTGAGCGTGATCTGACCGCGCAGGGCGTACTGGACGTATTCGGTAACCCGCATCCTGAAGTCGCTGCCATGCTCGACACCCTCAGCAGGGCGGATCGCGCCTTGGAAGGGCGTTGGTGGCGTCGCAATCTCGGTGGCAAGATGATCCGATTCGTGGTGTGTCGTAAGGGGACTCGACACGTCGTGTGTGCGCGGGACAACGAGATGTTGGTGCTGCAGCGGGTAGCCCCCCAGGTCGGAATGGCCGGAATGGTGATGACAGTGCTCGGCACCGGTAACCCCGCCAACGTCGAACCGTTGACCGGCGTCGCCGACCAGCTGGCCAAATGCCGTACAGCTGACGATCTGATCGGCTACGGCATTCCGCCCACCTCGGCCCGCGCGTATGCGGGCATCATCTCCGAACCCGAGAGTTGGGTCGAGATCGTCGCGTCCGAACGCCTTCCCGGTGGGACCACCGCCCAATCAGACGTCGCAGCAGGCGTATTGGACTCGGCCCCGGGCCGGATCGTCTCGATCCCCCGCAAGGTCAACGGCGAGCTGTACGGCAGCTTCCTGTCCGGTACGCAAGACAACCTGCAGCGTGCCCTGGACGGTCTGCTGGAGTTCCTGCCGTCAGGTGGCTGGTTCGACAAGACCGATTCGGATAGCTCCTATCTTCACTGA
- a CDS encoding ESX-1 secretion-associated protein has product MSGDLRVTTAHLRELSARQERAAGALITATDVVTGVDSALRWTHGPISWSAASAVEVAQNARRIAGHGIARLSEDLSEKLSAAARRYDHTDGDRADSLKVHTDCFDHLVEQIR; this is encoded by the coding sequence ATGTCGGGAGATTTGCGTGTCACCACCGCACACCTACGCGAGCTGTCCGCCAGGCAGGAGCGTGCTGCCGGGGCATTGATCACCGCAACCGACGTCGTGACCGGCGTCGACAGCGCACTGCGCTGGACACATGGACCGATCTCGTGGTCCGCCGCCAGCGCGGTCGAGGTCGCCCAGAATGCTCGCCGGATCGCCGGCCATGGCATCGCCAGGTTGTCCGAGGACTTGAGCGAGAAGCTGTCCGCGGCTGCGCGGCGTTACGACCACACCGACGGGGACCGGGCCGACAGTCTGAAGGTGCACACCGACTGTTTCGACCATCTTGTGGAGCAAATCCGATGA
- a CDS encoding EspA/EspE family type VII secretion system effector yields MALVTSRAEGDLRMGLMGDIAKTGSELIEQREGILGAGRNVIEDMKVTTGTGAPDNGGAFGTGAEQLGEAGDTLKSAFPDDSWTSSGSVAYSARNTEQLSRTAAMLEADRAVAAVLARESDQICTTRQNLDGQSDWLADMSPVTAAIAGIPYVGKASQTATEIAMVAKALGVSTDQILTMGQNVEVNAAELRNAVAKYADIARDAGPSTEPRETDCGASAPAQPRRDESAQPDPAAGAAVPVERPEATQQAAMGATPEVTAGTAIGSILGPLGGILGGITQAASQALQAAVATAAQAAQGATQAVGQAQPSSAGLDTLADKADTAGDDEREKSENDDKSPKDEKNHETAATATADKTEERGQNGMLDTGDVVTDAAGPTDKGAAKTLPPDLASGEFSGGDGRAGARAEVEQDEAQLSVPAAVRLGAALPGSTAVTRT; encoded by the coding sequence TTGGCGCTGGTAACGTCTCGCGCCGAGGGGGATCTGCGCATGGGGTTGATGGGCGATATTGCTAAGACCGGTAGTGAACTGATCGAGCAGCGCGAGGGGATCCTCGGCGCCGGCCGGAACGTCATCGAAGACATGAAGGTCACCACGGGCACTGGTGCACCCGACAACGGCGGCGCTTTCGGCACCGGAGCCGAGCAGCTCGGTGAGGCCGGCGACACGCTGAAGTCGGCGTTTCCCGATGACTCGTGGACAAGCAGCGGATCCGTCGCCTACAGCGCACGCAATACTGAGCAGCTGAGCCGCACCGCAGCGATGCTGGAGGCCGATCGTGCGGTCGCGGCCGTGCTCGCGCGCGAATCGGACCAGATCTGCACGACGCGGCAGAACCTCGATGGCCAATCGGACTGGCTGGCCGACATGAGCCCGGTCACGGCCGCCATCGCCGGTATCCCGTATGTCGGCAAGGCCTCGCAGACCGCAACCGAGATCGCGATGGTGGCGAAGGCACTTGGGGTGTCCACCGATCAGATACTGACCATGGGGCAGAACGTCGAGGTCAATGCCGCCGAGCTGCGGAACGCCGTCGCGAAGTATGCGGACATCGCGCGTGACGCCGGGCCCAGTACCGAACCCCGCGAGACAGACTGCGGCGCCTCGGCCCCGGCGCAGCCACGCAGGGACGAATCGGCCCAGCCGGACCCGGCTGCCGGGGCCGCTGTACCAGTGGAACGACCTGAAGCCACGCAACAGGCCGCTATGGGTGCCACGCCGGAGGTGACGGCGGGCACCGCGATCGGCTCAATCCTCGGTCCGCTCGGCGGCATCCTGGGCGGTATCACCCAGGCCGCATCTCAGGCGCTGCAGGCGGCGGTAGCGACCGCCGCGCAAGCCGCCCAAGGCGCCACCCAGGCCGTCGGCCAAGCGCAGCCATCGTCAGCAGGTCTGGACACACTGGCCGACAAAGCCGACACGGCAGGCGATGACGAGAGGGAGAAGTCGGAGAATGACGACAAGTCCCCGAAAGACGAGAAGAACCACGAGACCGCGGCGACGGCAACTGCCGACAAGACTGAAGAGCGCGGCCAGAATGGCATGCTCGATACCGGCGACGTCGTCACAGACGCTGCAGGCCCAACCGACAAAGGCGCAGCCAAGACGTTGCCGCCAGATCTGGCATCGGGTGAATTCAGCGGTGGTGACGGCCGTGCGGGGGCCCGTGCCGAAGTGGAACAGGATGAGGCTCAGCTAAGTGTTCCTGCGGCAGTTAGATTGGGTGCAGCTCTTCCCGGATCTACGGCCGTGACTAGGACGTAG
- a CDS encoding MinD/ParA family protein produces the protein MTDPDDTLHGELGWTGSEDTDFESDTGPTPQPGPRAGHHEAVEPPQAPPAEQARSSFREPAQHPVPPAPPPHDGRQVPSAPSRFDSSHWEQQPGWPVHQQRPQAPIVHPHPIPSAPPTPTGPGPQPPQSFVPSPGSPWPAEGGFAPHGTGQPAPQTVPGSYADRIRVNDLVPPRREPPAGGWRLLLYKATFGLFNPGPSPEDTRQAELEAKIRGVLRGHYKVGVMGKGGVGKTTVSASIGSVFAELRQDDRVVAIDADTAFGKLGSRVDPRAQGSYWELASDKHLDTFADVRSRVGNNAAGLFVLAGEATPARRRVLDAAIYREATTRLDRHFSISVVDCSSTMDSPVTQEVLRDLDALIVVSSPWVDGAAAAGQTLDWLANRGMTSLLQRTVVVLNDSDGHADKRTRSILAAQFAGQGQTVVEVPFDGNLRPGGVIEGTRVMTPAARQKFLEIAAALADHFPSSDDRHRERF, from the coding sequence GTGACCGACCCCGACGACACCCTGCATGGAGAGCTTGGCTGGACGGGGTCGGAAGACACCGATTTCGAATCGGACACCGGGCCGACGCCCCAGCCAGGGCCGCGCGCCGGGCACCATGAGGCCGTCGAACCGCCGCAGGCTCCCCCAGCGGAGCAGGCACGCAGCAGCTTCCGCGAACCAGCTCAGCACCCGGTACCTCCCGCACCCCCACCGCACGACGGTCGTCAGGTGCCCTCGGCACCGAGCAGGTTCGACAGCAGCCACTGGGAACAGCAGCCCGGCTGGCCGGTGCACCAACAGCGACCTCAGGCGCCGATCGTGCACCCGCATCCCATCCCTTCGGCGCCGCCGACACCAACGGGGCCCGGGCCGCAACCGCCTCAGTCGTTCGTGCCATCACCCGGGTCGCCGTGGCCTGCCGAGGGTGGATTCGCGCCGCATGGCACCGGCCAGCCGGCGCCGCAGACGGTTCCGGGGTCCTACGCCGACCGGATCCGGGTCAACGACCTGGTGCCGCCACGCCGCGAGCCGCCGGCCGGCGGTTGGCGACTGCTGCTCTACAAGGCGACTTTCGGGCTGTTCAACCCCGGACCGTCCCCAGAGGACACGCGCCAGGCTGAGCTGGAGGCCAAGATCAGGGGCGTCCTGCGCGGCCACTACAAGGTCGGTGTCATGGGTAAGGGCGGCGTCGGCAAGACCACCGTCTCGGCAAGCATCGGCTCGGTGTTCGCCGAGTTGCGCCAGGACGACCGTGTGGTGGCGATCGACGCCGACACCGCGTTCGGCAAGCTGGGCAGCCGCGTCGACCCTCGAGCCCAGGGCTCGTACTGGGAACTGGCCTCCGACAAGCACCTCGACACCTTCGCCGACGTGCGTAGCCGGGTCGGCAACAACGCCGCGGGTCTGTTCGTCCTCGCCGGCGAGGCGACCCCCGCCCGGCGTCGCGTCCTCGACGCCGCGATCTACCGCGAGGCGACAACCCGGCTCGACCGGCACTTCTCCATCTCGGTGGTGGACTGCAGCTCGACGATGGACTCCCCGGTGACCCAGGAGGTGCTGCGAGACCTGGACGCCCTGATCGTGGTGTCCTCCCCGTGGGTCGATGGTGCCGCCGCAGCCGGGCAGACGCTGGACTGGCTGGCCAATCGAGGGATGACCAGCCTGTTGCAACGCACTGTCGTCGTGCTCAACGACTCCGACGGTCACGCGGACAAACGGACCCGATCCATCCTGGCCGCGCAGTTCGCCGGACAGGGCCAGACTGTCGTCGAGGTGCCGTTCGATGGCAACCTGCGTCCCGGTGGCGTGATCGAGGGCACCCGGGTGATGACACCGGCCGCACGCCAGAAGTTCCTCGAAATCGCCGCGGCGCTCGCCGACCACTTCCCGTCCTCGGACGATCGGCATCGGGAGCGCTTCTGA
- a CDS encoding WhiB family transcriptional regulator, whose amino-acid sequence MTALMANGIPLGVCTANPERWTSTPDEEAKVICRECPRRWMCAREACELPRAEGLWAGIVVPEGGRGRAFALKQLRSLAERNGYPVRKTRLIFPEAA is encoded by the coding sequence ATGACCGCTTTGATGGCCAATGGAATCCCGCTCGGCGTCTGCACCGCCAACCCGGAACGGTGGACTTCCACGCCCGACGAAGAGGCCAAGGTGATCTGCCGCGAGTGCCCACGCCGCTGGATGTGCGCCAGGGAGGCCTGCGAACTGCCCCGTGCCGAAGGGCTCTGGGCCGGGATCGTGGTTCCTGAAGGTGGTCGCGGCCGCGCGTTCGCACTCAAGCAACTGCGCTCGCTCGCTGAGCGGAATGGCTACCCCGTCCGCAAGACCCGGCTGATCTTCCCGGAAGCCGCCTGA
- a CDS encoding pirin family protein, whose product MSNTDVAPTEVTCAASAFAGILHSREVPLGGPRALLVRRTLPQRDRSLIGAWCFADHYGPHDVRGGTGMDVPPHPHTGLQTVSWLFQGEIEHRDSAGVHAMIHPRELNLMTAGAGICHSEVSTSATTILHGVQLWVALPASDRDTARDFAHYTPAARNVAGATLRVFLGELADSRSPVHTFTPLLGAQLDVAPGATVSLEVDPSFEHGVLLDEGDVEVAGSSLAVADLAYQRPGHQELHLVNRGGGPARLILLGGTPFPEELVMWWNFVGRSHEDVAAYRELWQANDVRFGDVAGYRGRIGRLPAPPLPNARLKPRPHPTG is encoded by the coding sequence ATGAGCAACACCGACGTCGCACCCACTGAAGTCACCTGCGCGGCTTCGGCATTCGCCGGAATTCTGCACTCCCGTGAGGTACCGCTCGGCGGCCCGCGGGCACTGTTGGTGCGGCGCACGCTGCCGCAACGGGACCGGTCGCTCATTGGCGCCTGGTGCTTTGCCGACCACTACGGACCGCACGACGTCCGTGGCGGCACAGGCATGGACGTTCCGCCGCATCCGCACACCGGATTGCAAACCGTCAGTTGGCTTTTCCAAGGCGAGATCGAACACCGCGACAGCGCCGGCGTGCACGCCATGATCCACCCCCGTGAGCTCAACCTCATGACGGCAGGAGCAGGCATCTGCCACTCCGAGGTATCCACCTCGGCGACAACCATCCTGCACGGCGTGCAACTCTGGGTGGCCCTGCCCGCTTCTGACCGGGACACCGCCCGCGATTTCGCCCACTACACACCAGCGGCTCGCAACGTCGCCGGCGCGACCCTGCGTGTATTTCTCGGCGAGCTGGCCGACTCACGATCGCCGGTACACACCTTCACGCCGCTGCTCGGCGCCCAACTCGACGTCGCCCCCGGCGCCACCGTGAGCCTGGAGGTCGACCCGAGCTTCGAACACGGCGTGCTTCTCGACGAAGGCGATGTCGAGGTGGCCGGATCATCGCTGGCGGTGGCCGATCTCGCCTACCAGCGGCCCGGCCACCAGGAGCTGCATCTGGTCAACCGCGGAGGAGGCCCGGCCCGGCTGATTCTGCTCGGCGGCACCCCGTTTCCCGAGGAACTGGTGATGTGGTGGAACTTCGTCGGACGCAGCCACGAGGACGTCGCCGCCTACCGCGAGCTGTGGCAGGCCAATGATGTCCGATTCGGCGACGTGGCTGGGTACCGCGGCCGCATCGGACGGCTACCGGCTCCGCCGCTGCCGAACGCGCGGCTCAAGCCGCGGCCCCACCCGACGGGTTAG
- a CDS encoding PPOX class F420-dependent oxidoreductase gives MGRNERAKIVMADDEITEFIEHSRTATMATLQADGRPHLVAMWYAVLDGEIWFETKAKSQKAVNLRRDPTITVMIEDGQTYDTLRGVSIDSRAEIVDDPKTLLCVGISVWERYTGPYTEEMRPFVDQMMNNRVAVRVVPVRLRSWDHRKLGLPAMPVGGSTAQYLGGESGV, from the coding sequence ATGGGTAGGAACGAACGCGCGAAGATCGTCATGGCTGATGACGAGATCACCGAATTCATCGAGCACAGCCGGACCGCGACCATGGCGACACTGCAAGCTGACGGCAGGCCGCACCTCGTCGCGATGTGGTACGCGGTGCTCGATGGTGAGATTTGGTTCGAGACCAAGGCCAAGTCGCAGAAGGCGGTGAACCTGCGCCGCGATCCGACCATCACGGTGATGATCGAGGATGGGCAGACCTACGACACTCTTCGCGGGGTATCCATCGACAGCCGTGCCGAGATCGTCGACGACCCGAAAACCCTACTGTGCGTGGGAATCAGCGTGTGGGAGCGGTACACCGGCCCCTATACCGAGGAGATGCGGCCGTTTGTCGACCAGATGATGAACAACCGCGTCGCCGTGCGTGTGGTGCCGGTCCGGCTGCGCAGCTGGGATCACCGCAAGTTGGGCCTTCCTGCGATGCCTGTCGGTGGCAGCACCGCGCAGTACCTGGGTGGAGAGTCCGGTGTCTAA
- a CDS encoding DUF4190 domain-containing protein, producing MTYGGYGSGPVGPYGNDPFAGPGGGFPPPGFPGGPGGPPGFPPGPPPGYPPYPPGPPGYGPPPGRTNALATLSIVFGIVFAPIGAVLGHLALSQIKKTGEKGRGRALIGLTVSYLMIFVAIIALVVFLVSHKNNSSSTTTTTTTTTSKTTMSKAPTKRSTPRTTVSAPPPVPQTVAVGDLRVGDCVRIQEFGTDPDNPNATAITITLAPCAPGPDVYHVDEVSKVQGTCPGDTLYDTDKTTFVCVSQYRG from the coding sequence ATGACATACGGCGGGTACGGGAGTGGACCGGTAGGCCCGTACGGCAACGATCCGTTTGCCGGACCAGGCGGAGGCTTTCCTCCACCGGGCTTTCCGGGCGGGCCCGGAGGCCCGCCCGGCTTTCCCCCAGGCCCTCCGCCCGGTTATCCGCCTTATCCGCCGGGCCCACCTGGGTACGGACCGCCGCCGGGCCGGACCAACGCGCTGGCGACCCTGTCGATCGTTTTCGGGATTGTCTTCGCACCTATCGGCGCGGTATTGGGCCATCTGGCCTTGTCCCAGATCAAGAAGACCGGCGAGAAGGGCCGCGGACGTGCCCTGATCGGTCTGACAGTGTCCTACCTGATGATCTTCGTGGCGATCATCGCACTCGTGGTGTTCCTGGTGTCGCATAAGAACAACTCGTCGTCGACCACGACGACCACCACGACCACGACGTCTAAGACCACGATGTCGAAGGCCCCCACCAAGCGGTCGACGCCGCGCACCACTGTGTCGGCGCCTCCGCCGGTGCCGCAGACCGTCGCAGTGGGGGACCTGCGGGTCGGTGACTGTGTCCGCATCCAGGAATTCGGCACCGATCCCGACAATCCGAACGCGACGGCCATCACGATCACGCTCGCTCCATGCGCGCCGGGGCCCGACGTCTATCACGTCGATGAGGTGAGCAAGGTGCAGGGAACATGCCCCGGGGACACTCTGTACGACACCGATAAGACGACGTTCGTCTGCGTTTCCCAGTACCGCGGCTGA